From a single Lolium rigidum isolate FL_2022 chromosome 7, APGP_CSIRO_Lrig_0.1, whole genome shotgun sequence genomic region:
- the LOC124678881 gene encoding uncharacterized protein LOC124678881 isoform X2: MGRPNRNHLLADLRVGWPELSDTPHANRFPLRIKSDIEWWMCLLLDAHIALGQLVFCFCFYIGSYTNVVQRLGKATSDERLLGLAKRAVLRSGYLIMESFISGLPPSSGGWRACTSSVWSHLALAIHDYFSLPDLVDDLGVKKE, from the exons atggggcgccccaaccgaAATCATCTTTTGGCTGATCTGCGTGTTGGCTGGCCTGAACTGAGCGACACCCCTCATGCTAACCGATTTCCTTTAAGAATCAA ATCAGATATCGAATGGTGGATGTGCTTGCTTCTGGATGCACATATCGCTTTAGGACAATTGGTATTTTGTTTCTGCTTTTACATTGGCTCATACACGAATGTGGTGCAAAGGCTCGGTAAGGCCACCAGCGATGAGCGGCTGCTGGGTTTGGCAAAGCGGGCGGTGCTCCGTTCAGGGTACCTCATCATGGAAAGCTTCATTAGTG GTTTGCCTCCATCATCAGGAGGGTGGAGAGCGTGCACAAGCTCGGTATGGTCACATCTCGCTCTTGCAATTCACGATTATTTTTCTCTACCAGATTTAGTAGATGATTTAGGGGTTAAAAAAGAATAG
- the LOC124678881 gene encoding uncharacterized protein LOC124678881 isoform X1, whose amino-acid sequence MGRPNRNHLLADLRVGWPELSDTPHANRFPLRIKSDIEWWMCLLLDAHIALGQLVFCFCFYIGSYTNVVQRLGKATSDERLLGLAKRAVLRSGYLIMESFISDEKDDLTTKDFDRFASIIRRVESVHKLGMVTSRSCNSRLFFSTRFSR is encoded by the exons atggggcgccccaaccgaAATCATCTTTTGGCTGATCTGCGTGTTGGCTGGCCTGAACTGAGCGACACCCCTCATGCTAACCGATTTCCTTTAAGAATCAA ATCAGATATCGAATGGTGGATGTGCTTGCTTCTGGATGCACATATCGCTTTAGGACAATTGGTATTTTGTTTCTGCTTTTACATTGGCTCATACACGAATGTGGTGCAAAGGCTCGGTAAGGCCACCAGCGATGAGCGGCTGCTGGGTTTGGCAAAGCGGGCGGTGCTCCGTTCAGGGTACCTCATCATGGAAAGCTTCATTAGTG ATGAAAAGGATGACTTGACAACGAAAGATTTTGACAGGTTTGCCTCCATCATCAGGAGGGTGGAGAGCGTGCACAAGCTCGGTATGGTCACATCTCGCTCTTGCAATTCACGATTATTTTTCTCTACCAGATTTAGTAGATGA
- the LOC124669865 gene encoding uncharacterized protein LOC124669865, translating into MELFERAKTVRLRGHHDKYVYADDDESHVQQDRNAASPNARWTVEPVPHAPGVIRLRSRYGRYLTASNEPFLLGLTGRKVLQTLPHRLDSSVEWVPVRDGKHARLQTRYGNYLRANGGLPPLRNSITHDVTHHRHTGWILWCVEIVQVLPYPHPVESSDSSSSAPSSPPHYKPPSRSPSPSPSPLPTAALRPHLPPHHRTATPFVAQPPPPPPGSLVPPTGLFRLESTDSFSVPVTMHKVEGRLIHYHIGDGNGDVDDDDEGHSFTFNGTSLQELLERLQDETGLNDVIICSRSPINRKLMPLRLQLPPNNNAMHIVLVQESSKVAKSFP; encoded by the exons ATGGAGCTGTTCGAGCGCGCCAAGACGGTGCGGCTGCGTGGCCACCACGACAAGTACGtgtacgccgacgacgacgagtccCACGTCCAGCAGGACCGCAACGCCGCCTCCCCCAACGCGCGCTGGACCGTCGAGCCCGTCCCGCACGCCCCCGGCGTCATCCGCCTCCGCAGCCGCTACGGCCGCTACCTCACCGCCTCCAACGAGCCCTTCCTCCTTGGCCTCACCGGCCGCAAGGTGCTCCAGACGCTGCCGCACCGCCTCGACTCCTCCGTCGAGTGGGTCCCCGTCCGCGACGGCAAGCACGCCCGCCTCCAGACGCGCTACGGCAACTACCTCCGAGCCAACGGCGGCCTCCCGCCGCTGCGCAACTCCATCACGCACGACGTCACCCACCACCGCCATACCGGGTGGATCCTCTGGTGCGTCGAGATCGTCCAGGTCCTCCCGTACCCCCACCCGGTTGAATCCTCCGACTCCAGCAGCTCCGCGCCCTCCTCTCCCCCGCATTACAAGCCGCCTTCTCGCTCGCCATCGCCCTCGCCTTCTCCCTTGCCCACGGCGGCGCTCCGACCGCACCTACCGCCGCACCACCGTACGGCGACCCCGTTCGTAGCgcaacctccgccgccgcccccgggcTCCCTGGTGCCACCCACCGGCCTCTTCAGGCTAGAG TCGACGGACTCTTTctcggtgccggtgacgatgcacAAGGTGGAGggccgcctcatccactaccacaTTGGGGATGGCAATGGCGACgtggacgatgacgacgagggccaCTCCTTCACGTTCAACGGGACCAGCCTCCAGGAGCTGCTGGAGAGGCTGCAGGACGAGACGGGGCTCAACGACGTGATCATCTGCTCGCGCAGCCCCATCAACAGGAAGCTCATGCCGCTCCGCCTGCAGCTCCCACCCAACAACAACGCCATGCATATCGTGCTCGTGCAGGAGTCCTCCAAAG TGGCAAAATCTTTTCCATGA